The DNA region TTGAAAGTGACAGCGGTGAATATGTGATTGAAACAAATAATATTGTGCTTGCAATCGGTCACAGTGCAAGAGATACTTTTCTTATGCTCCAAAATCGCAATATAGCAATGGAGCAAAAGAGTTTTTCAGTCGGTGCGAGAATAGAACATTCTCAAGAAATGATAAATAAAAGCCAGTACGGTAAAGCGTATAAAAAACTTCCGGCGGCGGATTATAAAATGGCGGTACATCTTGAAAGCGGCAGAGGTGTGTATACATTCTGTATGTGTCCGGGAGGCAGAGTTGTTGCGTCTGCGTCGGAGGACGGCGGTGTTGTGACAAACGGTATGAGCTATTTTGCACGTGACGGAAAAAACGCAAACAGCGCATTGCTTGTAAATGTAACACCGAGCGATTTTAAAACTGACGATCCGCTTGCGGGAATGTATTTTCAGCGTGAAATTGAGCAGAGAGCATTTGAAGTCGGCGGCAAGAATTATAATGCACCGTGTCAAAGAGTCGGTGACTTTCTCGGAACGGAAAGTAACAGTGAATATACGGTCGAGCCGACATATAAGCCTAATGTGACGTGGGTAAATCTTGATGAAGTGTTCCCTAAATTCATAACCGATTCAATGCGTGAGGGAATAGTGCTTATGGATAACAAACTTCACGGATTTGCCGACAACGGTGCGGTTATAACAGGTCCTGAAACGAGGTCATCATCACCTGTAAGGATAATTCGTGACAAGAAAACAATGCAGTCAAACATAAAAGGTCTGTATCCTTGCGGTGAGGGTGCGGGATATGCAGGCGGTATTATGTCCGCCGCGGTTGACGGAATAAAAACAGCGGAAATGGTAGCAATTAATAACGGTAGGGGTAAAAATGAGCAGTAATAAAGTAAAAGGAATAATGTGTATAATTTCATCGGCGTTTTGCTTTGCGTTGATGAATATGTTCGTAAGAATGGCAGGAGATTTGCCGTCAATACAAAAAAGCTTTTTCAGAAATTTTATAGCACTTATTATAGCGTTCATTGTGCTGATAAGAACAGACGAAAAATTTAAGTTCAATAAAAAGAATTTGCCTGAATTATTGCTTAGGTCAATATTCGGTACAATGGGAATTTTGTGTAACTTCTATGCGATAGACCACCTTGTCTTGTCGGACGCGTCAATGCTTAATAAGCTGTCACCGTTTTTTGCGGTTATATGCTCGTATTTTGTGCTTAAAGAAAAGGTAAAGCCGTTCCAGGCTTTAGCTGTAATCGTGGCATTTATTGGTGCGTTGTTTATAATAAAGCCACAGTCAATATCGGCAAGCTTGCCAAGCTTTGTGGGAATGCTCGGAGGATTCGGAGCAGGTGTGGCGTACACAATGGTCAGAAAATTAAGTCAGAAAGGCGAAAGAGGTCCGTTTATAGTATTCTTTTTCTCGGCATTTTCGTGTGTTGTGACATTGCCGTATTTGATAGTTGACTATTCACCTATGACGATAGCACAGCTTGTAATACTTATATGTGCCGGAATAGCGGCGGCAGGCGGACAGTTTTCGATTACTGCCGCATATTCATATGCACCGGCAAGAGAAATATCGGTGTTCGATTATACGCAAATAATATTTGCGGCACTTATGGGGTTTATAGCATTCGGCGATATTCCCGATAAATTCAGTATTATCGGCTATGTAATAATATGCTCCGTGTCGGTAGCGATGTTTTTGTATAACAGGAGAGAAGATGAAAAATAATTTTTAATATTAAAGGGGGAGAAAAAATGAAAAAGAAGTTTGTTTTAGGTGCGTTATGTGTGTCAATGATTTTAGCGTCGGGAATAGGTGCTTCTGCGGAAGTAAGCGAAAGGCATTCACAATGGGCGGAGGAAAGTTTGATAAGTGCAGATGAAGCGGAATTATTGCCGAATTTCTTTGCGGACAGAGATTTAACCGCTAATATATCGCGTATTGATTTTTGTCATTTGGCATATAAAA from Hominilimicola fabiformis includes:
- a CDS encoding NAD(P)/FAD-dependent oxidoreductase, with translation MLRISDIKLGTDDTESDLRKKVLKLLGVKNVKSFEISKKSIDARKKPDIHYVYSVDVETDNEEYYAKKIKNSQIVKKKTYEFPKCGKIDKPVVIVGTGPAGLMCGLTLAQNGYKVILLERGKCVEERMKDVEAFWEAGFLNPESNVQFGEGGAGTFSDGKLTTGIKDFRIRKVLEEFHKHGAPKEILYYSKPHVGTDNLSKMVASIRSEIRKLGGEVRFSNKLVNVKTDNGEICGAVVESDSGEYVIETNNIVLAIGHSARDTFLMLQNRNIAMEQKSFSVGARIEHSQEMINKSQYGKAYKKLPAADYKMAVHLESGRGVYTFCMCPGGRVVASASEDGGVVTNGMSYFARDGKNANSALLVNVTPSDFKTDDPLAGMYFQREIEQRAFEVGGKNYNAPCQRVGDFLGTESNSEYTVEPTYKPNVTWVNLDEVFPKFITDSMREGIVLMDNKLHGFADNGAVITGPETRSSSPVRIIRDKKTMQSNIKGLYPCGEGAGYAGGIMSAAVDGIKTAEMVAINNGRGKNEQ
- a CDS encoding DMT family transporter — encoded protein: MSSNKVKGIMCIISSAFCFALMNMFVRMAGDLPSIQKSFFRNFIALIIAFIVLIRTDEKFKFNKKNLPELLLRSIFGTMGILCNFYAIDHLVLSDASMLNKLSPFFAVICSYFVLKEKVKPFQALAVIVAFIGALFIIKPQSISASLPSFVGMLGGFGAGVAYTMVRKLSQKGERGPFIVFFFSAFSCVVTLPYLIVDYSPMTIAQLVILICAGIAAAGGQFSITAAYSYAPAREISVFDYTQIIFAALMGFIAFGDIPDKFSIIGYVIICSVSVAMFLYNRREDEK
- a CDS encoding S-layer homology domain-containing protein yields the protein MKKKFVLGALCVSMILASGIGASAEVSERHSQWAEESLISADEAELLPNFFADRDLTANISRIDFCHLAYKMLEQKSLISENNVKSSFADTDDKEVTFLANSGIINGRSETEFAPNDDITREEAAVILTNTA